The following coding sequences are from one Falco naumanni isolate bFalNau1 chromosome 21 unlocalized genomic scaffold, bFalNau1.pat SUPER_21_unloc_2, whole genome shotgun sequence window:
- the LOC121081934 gene encoding collagen alpha-1(I) chain-like yields the protein MQFGSALGYAVCIPAQAGRGSPQPPVPVSTLQGAALFQPRVGSGARGAAISLGLSAEELGSSPGCERGAARGAGGHPGRGGHPSRPAGGPAGGAAGWSDPARPSLGDSRRLEPGGRPPPPPRRGALAAGCAGGAAVPGPQTPHGSRGGLRRPPPALPGGGCGSGAGEPGELRVTGAPRAVAEDGNGRGRGRECGVKVPVSRSRLPRGARARCRVSARSGLSLPRFETFRRRPSPRHAPATAALAVPGSGQAFASRRPDPFSGRGRSEAASAGERAGKGAGSPPQGASPGAALRLRTRGSASAAGSPRRAAPGPAPRRRQPPAPREALRTDGLHIGGQQKAALRLKWRRREKM from the exons atgcaGTTCGGGTCAGCGCTCGGTTATGCGGTGTGCATACCcgcacaggcaggcagaggcagcccccagcccccggtgCCTGTAAGCACGCTGCAGGGGGCTGCGCTTTTCCAGCCCCGGGTGGgcagcggggcccggggggcagCGATCTCCCTCGGGCTCTCGGCAGAGGAGCTCGGCAGCAGCCCGGGCTGCGAGAGGGGGGCGGctcggggggcggggggccacccggggcgggggggacaccCCTCCCGGCCGGCGGGCGGTCCGGCAGGCGGTGCCGCGGGCTGGAGCGaccccgcccgcccctccctCGGGGACAGCCGGCGGCTGGAACCCGGtggccgccccccgccccccccgcgccgcggtGCGCTCGCTGCGGGGTGCGCCGGCGGGGCCGCTGTGCCCGGGCCGCAGACCCCGCACGGCAGCCGGGGAGGGCTCCGccgtcccccccccgccctgcccgggggcggctgcgggagcGGCGCGGGCGAGCCGGGGGAGCTGCGGGTGACGGGCGCCCCCCGAGCGGTTGCGGAGGACGGGAACGGCCGCGGCAGAGGCCGCGAGTGCGGCGTGAAGGTGCCGGTCAGCCGGAGCCGCCTCCCGCGGGGGGCCCGGGCTCGCTGCCGGGTCTCCGCGCGGTCGGGGCTGTCGCTGCCGAGGTTCGAGACGTTTcgccgccgcccctcgccccggcACGCTCCTGCGACGGCGGCGCTGGCCGTGCCCGGCTCGGGGCAGGCGTTTGCCAGCCGGAGACCGGACCCCTTTTCCGGGAGAGGCCGGAGCGAGGCGGCGAGCGCCGGGGAGCGCGCAGGGAAGGGAGCGGGCAGCCCTCCGCAGGGGGCGAgcccgggggctgcgctgcggCTCCGCACTCGCGGCTCCGCCTCagccgcaggcagcccccgcagagccgcccccggccccgcgccgcgccgcaggcagcccccggcgccccGGGAGGCGCTGCGGACCGACGGCTTGCACATCGGTGgtcagcagaaggcagctctgcgcCTTAAGTGGCGACGTAGAGAAAAGATGT GA